From Hartmannibacter diazotrophicus, a single genomic window includes:
- a CDS encoding ABC transporter substrate-binding protein: protein MRKFMLALAATVAFVGTAAAADPVRISVGSYNLNNLPFPVAKGLGLYEKEGLDVTVENFASGGSKTLQALVAGSTDIAVGFYDHTIQMQSQNKAVIAFVQLARNSGLVLAGGKSSTFDPMKPETIKGAKIGITSPGSSSDFFVRYYLQRHGLSADDVSLIGVGSGSAAVAALEQGKVDLLVNYDPAATFIEAKGVGKILIDARSDDGAKAIYGGIYPTSVLYATQSYIEDNPETVQKVTNATVKALEWMNSHSAEEIVEMLPKEFISGDHDTYVKAVENAKAIFSKDGRISDEDIKTPLAVLKSFNEKVAAAKIDLSKTYTNEFVDKVPAVAAN, encoded by the coding sequence ATGCGTAAGTTCATGCTAGCCCTGGCCGCAACCGTCGCATTTGTCGGAACGGCTGCCGCCGCCGACCCGGTGCGCATCAGCGTCGGGTCCTACAACCTCAACAACCTTCCTTTCCCGGTCGCCAAAGGTCTTGGGCTTTACGAAAAGGAAGGCCTCGACGTGACCGTTGAGAACTTCGCCTCCGGCGGATCGAAGACGCTTCAGGCGCTTGTGGCCGGCTCGACCGACATCGCCGTCGGCTTCTACGATCACACGATCCAGATGCAGTCCCAAAACAAGGCCGTCATCGCCTTCGTGCAGCTTGCGCGCAACTCCGGCCTCGTTCTGGCCGGCGGCAAGAGCAGCACCTTCGATCCGATGAAGCCGGAGACCATCAAAGGTGCGAAGATCGGCATCACTTCGCCCGGTTCGTCTTCTGACTTCTTCGTGCGGTATTATCTGCAACGCCACGGATTGTCGGCTGACGATGTCTCGCTGATCGGCGTGGGCTCGGGTTCCGCCGCCGTCGCAGCGCTCGAGCAGGGCAAGGTCGATCTTCTGGTCAACTACGACCCGGCGGCAACCTTCATCGAAGCCAAGGGCGTCGGCAAGATCCTGATCGATGCGCGCAGCGACGATGGCGCCAAGGCGATCTATGGCGGCATCTACCCGACTTCGGTGCTCTATGCGACGCAGTCCTACATCGAAGACAATCCCGAAACCGTGCAGAAGGTCACCAACGCAACGGTTAAGGCACTGGAATGGATGAACAGCCATTCGGCAGAAGAAATCGTCGAGATGCTGCCGAAGGAATTCATCTCCGGCGACCATGACACCTACGTCAAGGCTGTCGAGAACGCGAAAGCCATCTTCTCGAAGGACGGCCGCATCAGCGACGAAGATATCAAGACGCCGCTGGCCGTGCTGAAAAGCTTCAACGAGAAGGTTGCCGCCGCCAAGATCGACCTTTCGAAGACCTACACGAATGAGTTCGTCGACAAGGTCCCGGCCGTCGCGGCAAACTAA
- a CDS encoding 4-oxalomesaconate tautomerase — MNDLLAIPCVLMRGGTSKGPFFLASDLPANTGERDQILLSVMGSGHPLQIDGIGGGNPVTSKVAIVGPSSVPNADVDYLFAQVRVDQQLVDTSPNCGNMLAAVGPFAIEAGLVPARGDKTLVRIHNVNTGKLIDAEVPTPGGSVSYLGDATIDGVPGRAAPIALSFMDAAGARTGQLFPTGNALDIIDGVPTTCIDCAMPMILIEAHSMGVSGLETSAQLNADKALLARLEDLRIKAGERMGLGNVRNQVTPKPVLLSRASSGGDLNVRYFMPHQCHPSLATTGAVGIATACISDGTVASLLIGKKTPPLQLSIEHPSGRLDVRLSEKDGKIVAGILRTARRLFEGQVFAKPAKQIDCAA; from the coding sequence ATGAACGACCTTCTTGCTATTCCCTGCGTTCTGATGAGGGGCGGCACCTCCAAGGGTCCGTTCTTTCTCGCAAGCGATCTTCCGGCCAATACCGGCGAACGGGATCAGATCCTGCTCTCGGTCATGGGGTCCGGTCATCCCCTGCAGATTGATGGCATTGGGGGCGGCAACCCGGTGACAAGCAAGGTCGCTATCGTCGGACCGTCGAGTGTCCCCAATGCCGACGTCGATTATCTCTTCGCTCAGGTTCGGGTCGATCAACAGCTCGTCGACACCTCTCCGAACTGTGGCAACATGCTTGCGGCCGTCGGCCCCTTCGCCATCGAGGCCGGGCTTGTTCCCGCACGGGGCGACAAGACGCTGGTCCGCATTCACAACGTCAACACCGGCAAGCTGATCGACGCCGAAGTCCCGACGCCCGGCGGCAGCGTTTCCTATCTCGGCGACGCAACCATCGACGGGGTGCCGGGCCGCGCGGCCCCCATCGCACTCAGCTTCATGGACGCTGCCGGCGCGCGGACTGGGCAGCTTTTTCCGACCGGCAATGCACTGGATATCATCGACGGCGTCCCGACGACCTGCATTGACTGCGCCATGCCGATGATCCTGATCGAAGCGCACTCCATGGGCGTCAGCGGCCTGGAGACGTCGGCTCAACTCAACGCCGACAAGGCGCTTCTCGCGCGTCTGGAAGACCTACGGATCAAGGCCGGCGAACGCATGGGCCTCGGCAACGTGCGCAACCAGGTAACGCCGAAACCGGTTTTATTATCCCGTGCATCTTCGGGCGGCGATCTCAACGTCCGTTACTTCATGCCGCATCAATGCCATCCATCTCTCGCCACCACAGGAGCCGTGGGGATCGCAACGGCCTGCATCAGTGACGGCACGGTCGCATCCCTCCTGATCGGCAAGAAAACGCCCCCCCTTCAGTTGTCGATCGAGCACCCCAGCGGGCGCCTGGATGTCAGGCTTTCCGAAAAGGATGGCAAAATCGTCGCCGGAATACTTCGGACAGCCCGGCGGCTGTTCGAGGGACAAGTCTTCGCCAAACCTGCCAAGCAAATCGATTGTGCGGCATAA